DNA sequence from the Edaphobacter lichenicola genome:
GCCAGCCTGGAGCAGGTTGCACCGGAGCTGCGAGAGAAGTTTTTCAAGTTGTACGCGTACTACTGAGACAAACCCCCCGTTTCTCAAGTTTAGTTTTTCGCTTTTAGCTTTCGTTTGAAGTATTCACCTGAACCCCGGTGCACGCGCCGGCCAACACGAGGAGACGAGCAGTCATGGGCAAGGAAAAGTTTGACCGGTCAAAGCCGCACGTAAACATCGGGACGATCGGGCACATCGATCATGGCAAGACGACGCTGACGGCGGCGATTACGAAGGTGTTGAGCAAGCACAACCCGAACAACAAGTTTCGTTCGTTCGACACGATTGACAACGCTCCTGAGGAGCGCGAGCGCGGTATTACGATTGCCACCTCGCACGTGGAGTACGAGACCCCGAACCGGCACTACGCGCACGTGGACTGCCCGGGTCACGCGGACTACATCAAGAACATGATCACGGGTGCGGCGCAGATGGACGGGGCTATTCTCGTCGTCGCGGCCACCGACGGCCCGATGCCCCAGACCAAGGAGCACGTTCTGCTGGCGCGTCAGGTTGGCGTTCCCTTCATCGTGGTGTTTTTGAACAAATGCGATGCGGTTGAGGACGAAGAGCTGATCGAGCTGGTGGAGATGGAGGTTCGCGAGCTGTTGTCGAAGTACGACTACCCTGGCGACGACACTCCGATCATCCGTGGCTCTGCGTTGGGCGCGCTGAACGGCGAAGCCCAGTGGGAGGCCAAGATCGACGAGCTGATGGCGGCGGTGGACAAGTACATTCCGCAGCCTGAGCGTGCGGTCGACCAGCCGTTCCTGATGCCGAT
Encoded proteins:
- a CDS encoding GTP-binding protein, whose amino-acid sequence is MGKEKFDRSKPHVNIGTIGHIDHGKTTLTAAITKVLSKHNPNNKFRSFDTIDNAPEERERGITIATSHVEYETPNRHYAHVDCPGHADYIKNMITGAAQMDGAILVVAATDGPMPQTKEHVLLARQVGVPFIVVFLNKCDAVEDEELIELVEMEVRELLSKYDYPGDDTPIIRGSALGALNGEAQWEAKIDELMAAVDKYIPQPERAVDQPFLMP